The following is a genomic window from Manihot esculenta cultivar AM560-2 chromosome 9, M.esculenta_v8, whole genome shotgun sequence.
CTATGAAATCCACAATGACAGTTCTCCTAGGAAGAGATCTTTccctcaaaaagaaaaaggcatATCATAATTTGCAAATTCTCAGGATCCTACCAgtacttttcttttatcttATCACTAGATATTCCACTTGATGCAAATGATGATGACTTCCCCTTTTTTGTCAAATCAACATATTGCACATGAAGAATACATTTTTTCCACCTAATTGCAAAAGATTAGGTGCCTGCACTACAAACAAATTGTTCTCTCAAATGAGGAAATGAACATCCTTAAAAGCTAATTTAGGACCAAATTTGCTTTAGGACCATATTTATACACAATTTTATAAGATAAACCATTATTGTGTATCACATATAATAACAGGAATGCCAGCCTTTGTCCGCTAATACAAACCCTTTTTTATCTATCCCTTACCACAAGTAATTTCTTCTGCTTTGAGGTTATGAATTGTGTAAAATCAGATTTGAAGCAATAAGGTCAGAaaaaccttttcttttttctttatatttactGAAAGGTTGACCAAATATCAAGACCTCACAAAATTTGACATGCTTGCTTGATCACTTGCATTTTCAAGTTCAAGTTCACAGTTAAGGACCCAAATCCTAGCAAGTAGAAGATTTCATGTTAAGTCTTTCCATTGGTCCACAAAGATTGTAAAATTAAAGCTTTGTGAATTGCAAAATTAAAGCTAACTTCGAACAATTTACATTTATGTTCTCTCCTATCTATACTTGTGCCACTAATATTCACAAGTAAATgcaccaaaaacatgtacataaCAAGTCAAGCTCAAATTTACCTTTTGTAGCATTGATCTTGTTGGAATCCACCTTCCAACATATAAATCGAGCATTTCAACCTTTGAAAAGCATTCTGTCCCATTCCCTCCACCAACTGCAAATATTTTGTTGTTTAAAGTGGCACCACCTAAACTCCCCCTTTTCTCAGTTAAGGAAGGCCGCAAAGTCCACTGATCATTAGCTGGATTGTACGATTCAACTTCCACAAAAAATGAGAAACATTAGAAATGTGTGGGTTTTAAGCTTCAGTAAGCAACAATGAAACGTTTACTGGGAGCTAATACCTGTGTCATACCATGTCTGGCCATTACCACCCCCAAAAATGTAAATCTCATCATTCAATTGTGCAATGGAAGCATATGAACGAACAGTGCTCATTGGCTTCAAAGACTTTAAAACATCTTGTGAAGGAAAATACAAATCCAAAGAAGGTAACCAAGAATCACCGTCATATCCGCCCACCAGATAAATGGACCTAACATTAGGATCTTTGTACAGGTCATCAAAGGAATCACTTGCTGTATCATTAGTGTGTGTCATGGAGGGATTAGACATAGACTCTAATATCATACAACGATCCTTCAACTCTTGAATTTGTTCTTCAGCATCAACCTGACATGTCATAGGTATCAAATAAAGTAAAACAAAATTGAAGCAAATGAATAAAGAAACTATGAGATAATTGAAATTTCAACAGAAAGATATTTATACCAACATGTTTAGAGATTTACGTCCCCTACTGAAGTACAGTTTTCCAGAGATAAATAAAGAAACTATGTCTAATTTTATACACTTGAACCATGTTCTTAATCTAAGCTACAAGAATTCTGATTAACTGCCAAGCGTGACCTTCCTCCCAAATGTTCCAAAGCATCTCTGAGTTCAATCTCTGGTTTTATCTACCATCTATACTCTGATCAGTTCAATTTACCATGATCCCTTTTGTCTATCTTGTATGGTCATAAGCATTAAAGCATGTGGCAGATTAATGTATTTCTTCATGAAATCCATTATCATTAATAGGGACATTGTGGACAAACTAGAAATTCCTATGGAATTTCATAAAATCCCCAGGCCAAACTTATACCAGCAACTCTGAAAACTTCACTATCTTAATGGTCCTACATATGACAATTTGGTTGCCTTCAAATGATAAATCATTCCAGCAGAAACATGGATCAGTAGTGGTTACATGGTTAGCAATATCAATTTCAGAGCACATGATAGTTAAAGAAATGGCTCAAGATTAACATTACCAGCTTCTGCTCCAAACATTGCACCTTGAAAGTTTGCTCCAATTTAAAAGCCTTAAGCTCCTCTATCTCCTGAACCAGCTACACATTTAGAGAAGAGAGTGAGAACAAAATAGCACCATTATCCATGACCGGAAACAAAAGAAATAAGATTAACATAATCCTCTACTACTACCCGAGCTATACTGCACTGACTATCATCAGACGAGGTAGAAGCACTCAGTTCATTCCTAAACCCTAAGCCCATTTGTCCCTCTGCAGACTTCTCTTCTGAGCAATTGTCATCTCTAGCAGTAGAATCTTCTACATAACCGGTGAAAGATGAATCTTTGGGCTCATGCTTAGGAGCCAATTCCTGCAGTTGCTTGAGTACAAGGTTTTCCTCATCTTGTTCCAGTATGTCTGTATCCAACTGATTTTCTAGTGGCCTGTTCATGCCATCTAAACAAGAAGAAACATCTACTGAATCAATTTCCCAGCCTGAGTGATTTTGAACCTCTGAAGCAAGTGTTTCAAACCCTCCATCTCTTTTTTGAGGCAAAGAAGCAGGTTGGTACATAATTCTCAACTGTGTTGTATTCTCGTATATGGAAGTAATAGGAGAAACTGCAAAAGATGCTAATAGTGACATCAGCTTGCTGGTTTGTGCATGGTCTAGTTCAAACCAGAAATGGCTACGGTTGTAGTAGTTGTCTGCAATTATTGGTTTAAACTGTGCTTCAGACACCGGATGGCATTTTAGTCTGACACAAATTTGAACCTTATAAAAGGCAGAAGAACATCATTAGAAAAGCCACATTAAATCATGTCACAGaaatgataataattaataagacTGAACTAGACCACTTCGGCGAAACTTAACGTGATACCTGGGCAGGAAATAGTGTTTTCCGTGAACCACCAGCTATCCACCCATATGGGTTAACATTCATTTGTCCAGAGCCAGCAGCCTCAAAGATGCCATGAAGCTTCCTATCGCTGTAGTTGAAAAGGAACAGTGGCAAGCCAGGatcaatattttttacataagaAAAGTGTGCAGCTGGTAAACCTGATTAAGTTGATACAAA
Proteins encoded in this region:
- the LOC110623083 gene encoding ring canal kelch homolog isoform X1, whose product is MPPNIANSTTPARNLKKSQLGGVIFGCKNDTMKECLSEQLFGLPAAHFSYVKNIDPGLPLFLFNYSDRKLHGIFEAAGSGQMNVNPYGWIAGGSRKTLFPAQVQICVRLKCHPVSEAQFKPIIADNYYNRSHFWFELDHAQTSKLMSLLASFAVSPITSIYENTTQLRIMYQPASLPQKRDGGFETLASEVQNHSGWEIDSVDVSSCLDGMNRPLENQLDTDILEQDEENLVLKQLQELAPKHEPKDSSFTGYVEDSTARDDNCSEEKSAEGQMGLGFRNELSASTSSDDSQCSIARLVQEIEELKAFKLEQTFKVQCLEQKLVDAEEQIQELKDRCMILESMSNPSMTHTNDTASDSFDDLYKDPNVRSIYLVGGYDGDSWLPSLDLYFPSQDVLKSLKPMSTVRSYASIAQLNDEIYIFGGGNGQTWYDTVESYNPANDQWTLRPSLTEKRGSLGGATLNNKIFAVGGGNGTECFSKVEMLDLYVGRWIPTRSMLQKRFALAAMELNGALYVTGGFDGSDYLKSAERFDPREHSWTRIASMNTRRGCHSLVVLNEKLYVVGGFDGTKMVSSTEIFDPRLCLWVDGVPMNQARGYSAAAVVDESIYVIGGVRSDEHIVDTVEHFKEGEGWQERNTRAISKRCFLSAIVL
- the LOC110623083 gene encoding ring canal kelch homolog isoform X2, with product MPPNIANSTTPARNLKKSQLGGVIFGCKNDTMKECLSEQLFGLPAAHFSYVKNIDPGLPLFLFNYSDRKLHGIFEAAGSGQMNVNPYGWIAGGSRKTLFPAQVQICVRLKCHPVSEAQFKPIIADNYYNRSHFWFELDHAQTSKLMSLLASFAVSPITSIYENTTQLRIMYQPASLPQKRDGGFETLASEVQNHSGWEIDSVDVSSCLDGMNRPLENQLDTDILEQDEENLVLKQLQELAPKHEPKDSSFTGYVEDSTARDDNCSEEKSAEGQMGLGFRNELSASTSSDDSQCSIAREIEELKAFKLEQTFKVQCLEQKLVDAEEQIQELKDRCMILESMSNPSMTHTNDTASDSFDDLYKDPNVRSIYLVGGYDGDSWLPSLDLYFPSQDVLKSLKPMSTVRSYASIAQLNDEIYIFGGGNGQTWYDTVESYNPANDQWTLRPSLTEKRGSLGGATLNNKIFAVGGGNGTECFSKVEMLDLYVGRWIPTRSMLQKRFALAAMELNGALYVTGGFDGSDYLKSAERFDPREHSWTRIASMNTRRGCHSLVVLNEKLYVVGGFDGTKMVSSTEIFDPRLCLWVDGVPMNQARGYSAAAVVDESIYVIGGVRSDEHIVDTVEHFKEGEGWQERNTRAISKRCFLSAIVL
- the LOC110623083 gene encoding kelch-like protein 8 isoform X3; amino-acid sequence: MNVNPYGWIAGGSRKTLFPAQVQICVRLKCHPVSEAQFKPIIADNYYNRSHFWFELDHAQTSKLMSLLASFAVSPITSIYENTTQLRIMYQPASLPQKRDGGFETLASEVQNHSGWEIDSVDVSSCLDGMNRPLENQLDTDILEQDEENLVLKQLQELAPKHEPKDSSFTGYVEDSTARDDNCSEEKSAEGQMGLGFRNELSASTSSDDSQCSIARLVQEIEELKAFKLEQTFKVQCLEQKLVDAEEQIQELKDRCMILESMSNPSMTHTNDTASDSFDDLYKDPNVRSIYLVGGYDGDSWLPSLDLYFPSQDVLKSLKPMSTVRSYASIAQLNDEIYIFGGGNGQTWYDTVESYNPANDQWTLRPSLTEKRGSLGGATLNNKIFAVGGGNGTECFSKVEMLDLYVGRWIPTRSMLQKRFALAAMELNGALYVTGGFDGSDYLKSAERFDPREHSWTRIASMNTRRGCHSLVVLNEKLYVVGGFDGTKMVSSTEIFDPRLCLWVDGVPMNQARGYSAAAVVDESIYVIGGVRSDEHIVDTVEHFKEGEGWQERNTRAISKRCFLSAIVL